From the Paenibacillus sp. FSL H8-0548 genome, one window contains:
- a CDS encoding DsbA family protein, whose amino-acid sequence MSNNNNMVCDLKTGVCGVAGEEDMEIIEFNQSSKAVNLYYVTDPICSHCWALEPVLRRFVEQYGHYFNFHTIMGGLLEKWHDGPIDPANGIHKPADVAVHWREVGEYSRMPIDGSLMIDNPVQSSYPPSRVFKVIQKNYTDATAAEYLRRSREALFAFNQNIAEKSVMIEIVNKLGLDGKAVINEAEQQVGLQLLHEDFDQVRSLGVRGFPTIVMTNTENNGVKIVGSRSLEYYVNGLKKVLNLEELQAKPIPSLSSLFEKEKLLFSKEIEVMYDVEQSDIKSFIEQELPTDRYQVNEILGELYITTTTN is encoded by the coding sequence ATGTCGAACAATAATAATATGGTTTGTGATCTAAAAACAGGTGTATGCGGAGTAGCTGGAGAAGAGGATATGGAGATTATTGAGTTTAATCAGTCCTCAAAAGCGGTTAATCTTTATTATGTGACCGATCCTATTTGTTCGCATTGCTGGGCACTTGAACCTGTTCTTCGTCGTTTTGTAGAGCAGTATGGGCATTATTTTAACTTTCATACGATTATGGGCGGTTTGCTGGAAAAGTGGCATGACGGACCAATCGATCCTGCTAACGGAATTCATAAACCAGCCGATGTGGCTGTTCATTGGAGAGAAGTTGGAGAATATTCAAGAATGCCCATTGATGGGTCTTTAATGATTGATAATCCGGTTCAATCCTCCTACCCGCCCTCTCGCGTATTTAAGGTGATTCAAAAAAATTATACAGATGCAACAGCAGCAGAATATTTGCGCCGTTCCAGAGAAGCACTGTTCGCATTCAATCAAAATATTGCAGAAAAATCGGTTATGATTGAAATCGTAAATAAACTCGGCCTTGATGGAAAAGCTGTTATAAACGAAGCTGAACAACAGGTCGGTCTTCAATTGTTACATGAAGATTTTGATCAAGTTAGAAGCTTGGGTGTCAGAGGTTTCCCGACCATTGTTATGACCAATACGGAAAATAACGGCGTAAAAATTGTTGGCAGCCGTTCGTTGGAATACTATGTCAACGGTTTGAAAAAAGTTCTAAATCTCGAAGAATTACAAGCGAAGCCTATTCCTTCCCTTTCAAGCTTGTTTGAAAAAGAAAAACTTCTTTTCTCCAAAGAAATTGAAGTAATGTATGATGTTGAACAATCAGATATTAAATCTTTTATTGAACAAGAACTTCCAACAGATCGTTATCAAGTGAACGAAATTTTAGGGGAATTGTACATTACTACTACTACTAACTGA
- a CDS encoding TetR/AcrR family transcriptional regulator produces MTESKTDPRVLRTRKLIMDSFIELSGKKEFKDITIKDITTEAMINRATFYYHFEDIYDLLEKVLSVVLLVNLNSDLYQNDELNEEAFVRIFEAITNFQKSLSSRCHRGYEDTIARIIREQLQIIFHKMLLKQHKTEEEEALKLTAVLLSWGIYGASVEWRRDSHKISPGEFIKLAIPYIRTGIDRI; encoded by the coding sequence ATGACCGAATCAAAGACGGACCCCCGAGTTCTACGTACCCGCAAATTAATTATGGATTCTTTCATTGAACTTTCAGGGAAAAAGGAATTTAAGGATATTACTATAAAGGATATAACTACAGAAGCCATGATTAATCGTGCAACTTTTTATTATCATTTTGAAGATATATATGATTTATTGGAAAAGGTACTGTCAGTAGTCTTGTTAGTTAATTTGAATTCTGATCTCTATCAAAATGACGAACTAAATGAAGAAGCCTTTGTCCGTATTTTTGAAGCGATAACAAATTTCCAAAAGTCATTATCCAGTCGCTGCCATAGAGGTTACGAGGATACCATTGCCCGTATTATTAGGGAACAGCTCCAAATTATTTTTCACAAAATGTTATTAAAGCAGCATAAAACCGAAGAGGAAGAAGCTCTAAAGCTTACAGCTGTCCTATTAAGCTGGGGAATTTACGGGGCTTCTGTAGAATGGAGAAGAGATAGCCATAAGATATCACCGGGAGAATTTATCAAATTAGCGATTCCTTATATACGGACTGGAATCGATAGAATTTAA
- a CDS encoding MFS transporter, giving the protein MSARSRWLMISVGLGILLNPLNSSMVSVAIPRLQNVFQLDFTGVSWIIFSFYIASSIAQPVMGKASDLFGRRKIFLAGLVVAFIASLLAPLSPSFGWLIVFRIVQAIGTSMMVAVGMAIVRIHITEKQATALSVLSIFLSGAAAIGPFIGGVIIHWWGWPAIFFVNIPFVVVSFLLCWRNIPKDEPSASVAQGMSFRKWFDLIDALGILLFTVGLVALLLGLLSAKSSGHISSENVIALLVGLALLGAFVKHELKAASPFIPLRTFAKYPAMTWVNVEFMLVNVLYYSLFFGLPSYLQMVRQVSEFQTGILMLSLGLCSLVASPIAGRWIDKSGPRPALLVSAILMTFGSLWLVTLNQASPVISVCLALAAFGISNGLNSVGMQAALFQSAPKEIIGVASGLFNTSRYLGTILSSLLIGIVMGGKFSFEGFQVLGIILTVIALSLVFMSRRRRETGQLQE; this is encoded by the coding sequence ATGAGTGCTCGCAGCAGGTGGTTAATGATTTCAGTTGGTCTAGGAATTCTATTGAACCCATTAAATTCTTCAATGGTGTCTGTTGCTATTCCAAGACTGCAAAATGTATTCCAACTAGACTTTACAGGTGTTTCCTGGATTATTTTTTCTTTCTACATTGCAAGCAGCATCGCTCAGCCTGTCATGGGAAAGGCCAGCGATTTATTCGGTCGCAGGAAAATATTTCTTGCTGGGCTTGTCGTCGCCTTCATTGCTTCATTATTAGCTCCATTATCACCAAGCTTCGGGTGGCTCATCGTGTTCCGCATTGTGCAAGCCATTGGAACAAGCATGATGGTTGCGGTTGGAATGGCGATTGTGCGAATTCATATTACGGAGAAACAAGCGACCGCTCTGTCTGTTTTGTCCATATTCCTGTCCGGAGCAGCAGCCATTGGACCCTTTATTGGCGGGGTCATCATTCACTGGTGGGGCTGGCCTGCTATCTTTTTCGTCAATATTCCGTTTGTGGTGGTGAGCTTTCTATTATGTTGGAGGAATATTCCTAAGGACGAACCGTCAGCATCCGTTGCTCAGGGCATGTCCTTTCGTAAATGGTTTGATTTAATTGATGCGTTAGGGATTCTGCTCTTCACAGTAGGGCTGGTTGCCCTGCTCCTTGGCTTACTCTCGGCAAAATCATCTGGGCATATCTCATCAGAAAATGTCATTGCCTTGCTGGTAGGCCTCGCTCTGCTGGGGGCATTCGTAAAACATGAGTTAAAAGCGGCGTCACCCTTTATTCCTTTGCGCACATTCGCCAAATATCCTGCGATGACTTGGGTTAATGTGGAGTTCATGCTCGTTAACGTACTTTATTACTCACTCTTTTTCGGACTACCGTCCTACTTGCAAATGGTACGTCAGGTTAGCGAGTTCCAAACAGGGATTCTCATGCTAAGCTTAGGCTTGTGCTCGCTAGTTGCTTCTCCAATTGCAGGACGATGGATCGATAAATCAGGACCCCGGCCAGCACTGCTGGTGTCTGCAATTCTGATGACGTTTGGGTCGCTCTGGCTCGTCACATTGAATCAAGCATCACCAGTTATCAGCGTGTGCTTGGCTTTGGCTGCATTCGGTATTAGCAATGGGTTAAACAGTGTAGGTATGCAAGCAGCCTTGTTCCAAAGTGCTCCAAAGGAAATAATCGGTGTAGCCTCCGGACTATTTAACACATCAAGATACTTGGGAACCATACTCTCTTCCTTGTTGATCGGTATCGTAATGGGAGGCAAGTTCAGCTTCGAGGGATTTCAAGTGCTTGGGATTATCCTCACGGTAATTGCATTGTCTTTAGTATTCATGAGTCGGCGACGCCGGGAAACGGGGCAATTGCAGGAGTGA
- a CDS encoding LysR substrate-binding domain-containing protein, producing the protein MELLQLQYFLVVARLEHMTEAARNLHVTQSSLSKTIGRLEEDLGVPLFDRIGRKLRLNEFGSSFLLRAERALFELEQGKQELRDLSSPEHSTLKLAVTTASTLPNILREFRKKRPHIQFHVQMLTTQEMVTLLHRGEVDFCLSSPPIEGDDIECQIVFIDPILVAVPMGHRLADRSSISLIELKDEWFVGVKKGYGTRDLIDSVCKSVGFVPKYVYEGDEPARLSSLVEAEIGIAFMPSTARNSQEHIKYVQVEDQELVREIALLWHRSRYISRAAQEFREVVVDYFGEISKQTI; encoded by the coding sequence ATGGAACTTCTTCAACTGCAATATTTTCTCGTGGTAGCTCGTTTGGAGCATATGACCGAAGCAGCACGAAATCTACATGTTACTCAATCGTCGTTAAGCAAAACGATTGGGCGTCTGGAGGAGGACCTAGGAGTCCCTTTATTCGATCGAATAGGGAGAAAGCTGCGATTGAATGAGTTCGGAAGCAGCTTCCTTCTCCGTGCAGAAAGGGCTTTGTTTGAATTGGAACAGGGGAAGCAGGAGCTTCGCGATTTATCCAGCCCGGAACATAGCACACTCAAATTGGCGGTGACCACCGCAAGCACATTGCCCAATATTCTTCGAGAGTTTCGGAAAAAGCGTCCCCATATTCAATTTCATGTGCAAATGCTGACCACGCAGGAAATGGTTACGCTTCTTCATAGAGGAGAGGTCGATTTTTGCTTGTCCTCACCTCCTATAGAAGGGGATGACATCGAATGTCAAATCGTGTTTATCGACCCGATTCTTGTAGCTGTTCCAATGGGACATCGGCTGGCAGATCGAAGCAGCATATCCTTGATAGAGCTAAAGGATGAATGGTTTGTCGGTGTAAAGAAAGGCTACGGTACTCGTGATTTGATTGACTCTGTATGCAAATCGGTTGGATTTGTACCTAAATATGTGTATGAGGGGGATGAACCTGCAAGGCTTAGCTCTCTTGTGGAAGCCGAAATTGGCATAGCCTTCATGCCAAGCACGGCAAGGAATTCACAGGAACATATCAAATATGTCCAAGTAGAGGATCAAGAACTGGTACGGGAGATCGCTTTATTATGGCACAGGAGTCGGTACATTTCACGGGCTGCTCAGGAATTCCGTGAGGTAGTTGTAGATTATTTTGGAGAGATATCCAAACAGACCATTTAA
- a CDS encoding sugar ABC transporter permease, which translates to MKTWKETATGYIFIGPMMLGVVVLTIIPLIATILLSLVDWNFVSGLNQMKFVGLNNFSRLFNDDTFFTAFKNNILLLIVVPVTMLFSLLIAIVLNKKVFFKDGFKVIYFMPYISSIVAVAAVWRVLMHPTYGPINEFLKSIGMDNPPKWLADSDFALLSVMIIMVWVQIGYNLIIYIAALQNIPKDLYEAADIDGASAWAQFRNVTVPTLSPTSFFLLVTGVISSFKAFDLIAVLTQGGPADSTSVIVYYLYETAFINLRSGYSSAMAVILLAFVLLLTVLQWLGQKKWVNY; encoded by the coding sequence ATGAAAACTTGGAAGGAAACAGCAACGGGATATATTTTTATCGGACCCATGATGCTAGGGGTGGTGGTGCTTACCATTATTCCGTTGATCGCTACAATTCTGCTAAGTTTAGTGGATTGGAACTTTGTAAGCGGGCTGAACCAAATGAAGTTTGTCGGTCTGAACAATTTTAGTAGATTGTTTAATGACGATACATTCTTTACAGCATTTAAAAATAATATACTGCTTCTTATCGTCGTGCCTGTCACGATGCTGTTTTCTCTACTCATTGCGATTGTGTTGAACAAAAAAGTGTTTTTTAAAGATGGCTTTAAAGTGATTTACTTTATGCCGTATATTTCCAGCATCGTTGCTGTAGCTGCCGTATGGAGAGTATTAATGCACCCTACGTACGGTCCAATTAATGAATTTCTTAAATCCATCGGTATGGATAACCCGCCTAAATGGTTGGCTGACTCTGATTTCGCCTTATTATCGGTCATGATCATTATGGTGTGGGTTCAAATCGGTTATAACCTGATCATCTATATCGCAGCGCTTCAAAATATCCCGAAGGATCTATATGAAGCGGCGGATATTGACGGTGCCAGTGCATGGGCGCAGTTCCGCAACGTTACTGTCCCTACACTCTCGCCGACATCGTTTTTTCTACTCGTCACCGGCGTGATCAGTTCGTTTAAAGCATTTGACCTCATAGCCGTTCTAACTCAGGGAGGACCAGCCGATTCCACCTCGGTAATCGTTTATTACTTGTATGAAACGGCGTTTATTAATTTGAGATCAGGCTACTCGTCCGCGATGGCTGTGATATTGCTGGCTTTTGTTCTTCTTTTGACAGTCCTTCAATGGCTCGGTCAAAAAAAATGGGTTAATTATTAA
- a CDS encoding carbohydrate ABC transporter permease has protein sequence MRSDKLSKIVVTIIMGGIGIFFLMPFLWMVSASLKPEMDVFNYPIELIPTTWRAIENYTEVWAGEFSFALYYWNSIKVTLLTTVTSVIVSSMAGYGFSKIAFKGREKTFLVVLITYMVPHQAFLVPQFIMYRWFGLFDMHLGLILLGSFSVIGTFLLRQFFMGIHNEYIESARIDGAGHFRIFFSIAMPLVRPAIATYAILRFIWTWNDYQNPLIFLRSESLFTIQLGIRKFADINGEFYSLIMAGAVSAILPLLIIFIIGQKNVIEGIAAGGVKG, from the coding sequence ATGCGATCAGATAAACTATCAAAGATTGTCGTCACCATTATCATGGGGGGCATCGGGATCTTTTTCCTAATGCCGTTTCTATGGATGGTTTCCGCCTCGCTGAAGCCGGAAATGGACGTATTCAACTACCCGATTGAGTTGATTCCAACAACTTGGCGTGCCATAGAAAACTATACGGAGGTATGGGCGGGTGAGTTTTCGTTTGCTCTCTATTACTGGAATTCGATCAAGGTTACATTGTTGACAACGGTGACCTCCGTCATTGTATCCTCCATGGCGGGTTATGGATTCTCTAAAATTGCTTTCAAGGGAAGAGAGAAAACATTTCTTGTTGTATTGATCACTTATATGGTGCCGCATCAAGCCTTTCTTGTTCCACAATTTATTATGTACCGCTGGTTCGGACTCTTCGACATGCATCTGGGACTGATCCTCCTAGGAAGCTTCAGCGTTATCGGGACCTTCTTGCTTCGCCAGTTTTTTATGGGCATTCATAATGAATATATCGAATCAGCACGGATCGATGGAGCGGGACACTTCCGGATTTTCTTCAGTATTGCAATGCCGCTTGTCCGACCTGCGATTGCCACGTATGCAATCCTGCGCTTTATCTGGACTTGGAATGATTACCAAAATCCACTCATATTTTTGCGGTCGGAAAGCCTATTTACGATACAGCTTGGGATTCGGAAATTCGCAGACATTAACGGTGAATTCTATTCACTAATTATGGCTGGAGCCGTATCGGCCATTTTGCCTCTGCTCATTATATTTATTATCGGTCAGAAGAATGTCATTGAGGGTATTGCTGCGGGAGGTGTTAAAGGATAA
- a CDS encoding extracellular solute-binding protein, protein MKHWSYILTSIALIVGLLSGCGAQKEKQSTPDNSTNQTTLKLHFWYNEDQDNWKTVYSEFQKKYPNIKIEAVTAGDNNANEYLKRLDLASASGDQIDIMMFSNATYYAQRATANMLEPLNDYIAKDGFNMQDEYYMDTTYGDTIYGLPAKKNIYFVMMNKNHLDEAGLSVPKDWTWDEFLDYSKKLTKGEGASKRYGSYFHTFSQYYHLALSNQPDDYYLVKSDGKTLNIDNSLVRRSLDIRKQAEMVDKSATPYSETMSQKLNYRPQYFGEKTSMIVTGDFMIPEAGGSDKVPANFQTVFAPYPKVNEADPISTITAGDIMGVSSKSKHKQEAYDFVRWYTTEGIQYQGKYMSAWKKADLNKVIDTLIASSKTPDMIDRESLMYTMTNSIPQQYNIPAPINEELENAYKKEVEKFLLGETDVDTTINSAVQKGQEIIKNSQ, encoded by the coding sequence ATGAAACATTGGTCTTATATTCTTACTTCAATTGCATTAATTGTAGGTCTGCTTAGCGGATGTGGTGCTCAGAAGGAGAAGCAGTCAACTCCCGACAATAGCACCAATCAGACTACATTAAAACTTCACTTCTGGTACAATGAAGATCAAGACAATTGGAAAACGGTCTATAGCGAGTTCCAAAAAAAATATCCAAACATTAAGATCGAAGCCGTAACCGCTGGAGACAACAATGCGAATGAATATCTGAAAAGGCTTGATCTTGCCTCCGCATCCGGCGATCAGATTGATATCATGATGTTCTCCAATGCAACCTATTACGCTCAGCGTGCTACAGCCAATATGCTCGAGCCGCTTAACGATTACATCGCAAAAGATGGCTTTAATATGCAAGACGAATACTATATGGATACGACCTATGGGGATACCATCTACGGTCTGCCTGCCAAGAAAAATATTTACTTTGTGATGATGAACAAAAATCACCTGGATGAGGCCGGGCTTTCAGTTCCTAAAGATTGGACCTGGGACGAATTCCTTGATTACTCGAAAAAGCTGACCAAAGGCGAGGGAGCGAGCAAAAGGTATGGATCGTACTTTCATACGTTCTCCCAATACTATCACTTGGCTTTGAGCAATCAGCCGGATGATTACTACCTTGTTAAGTCCGATGGCAAAACACTGAATATCGATAATTCGCTAGTCAGACGTTCGCTAGATATCCGCAAGCAAGCGGAGATGGTGGACAAATCGGCAACGCCGTATTCAGAAACGATGAGCCAAAAGCTGAATTACAGGCCACAATATTTTGGTGAAAAAACAAGTATGATTGTTACGGGCGATTTCATGATTCCTGAAGCTGGCGGATCTGATAAAGTACCGGCTAACTTCCAGACTGTATTCGCTCCTTATCCTAAAGTAAACGAAGCGGATCCAATATCAACTATCACTGCCGGAGATATCATGGGTGTATCCTCGAAATCAAAGCATAAGCAGGAAGCCTATGACTTCGTACGGTGGTATACAACGGAAGGAATTCAGTACCAAGGTAAATATATGTCGGCATGGAAGAAAGCAGATTTAAACAAAGTTATTGATACTTTGATTGCTTCTTCGAAAACACCAGATATGATCGACAGAGAATCTTTAATGTACACGATGACGAATAGCATTCCGCAGCAATACAACATTCCAGCACCAATTAACGAAGAACTCGAAAATGCTTACAAGAAAGAAGTTGAAAAGTTCTTACTTGGAGAAACAGATGTGGACACTACCATTAATTCAGCGGTTCAAAAAGGGCAAGAAATTATAAAGAATAGCCAATAA
- a CDS encoding sensor histidine kinase, whose translation MLNTSFFTINLIEERAVHTASESLEVTEAHISNVMNNLIRITNNIQFDVEMGSILRSPVTEGYKAFEMQKKVEEKLSSFTSDHFGIYSTILLADDRYYSDYSYYEYHPLRFKEEAWFSNLQFKDSSDTYWVGVHPTYIKSESNRYPYMITIARTLRDSSSKPYAYVIASIHELQLRSIIEQYSDSQNIMLLSEDGTILSASDHIGEKYPQFGEWNQSGDVTVRESDEEKQIGVMKNLPFAGWKLISLTPYKNVTTQVNTIFKSNFLLQIGFVILFLLILIYLLRQFTKPIVRLVKIATNIEAGNLSMRSNISGPDEFVKLGRSFDTMLDSIELMIKQITYEQELKRRAELAMLQAQINPHFLFNILNAVRMRIILRGDRDNANIISSLSRLLRQTINGDLEFITLKEEVDLVEDYMKLMLFTSKNPFQYEIELSSESLLESVPRFILQPIIENSLIHALQQSKGKISIHAWKMQEKLVLAIQDDGIGMTASELEILRNKLKLGVESGNVRAKNSNGMSGIGLINVYERLKLVYGQGFLMELESEPGKGTMIKLVIQEGEDKSHVEGYAG comes from the coding sequence ATGCTGAATACGAGTTTCTTTACTATTAATTTAATCGAAGAACGAGCCGTACATACAGCATCCGAGTCGTTAGAGGTTACTGAGGCGCATATTTCAAATGTTATGAACAACTTGATAAGGATTACGAATAACATTCAATTTGATGTGGAGATGGGATCGATCTTAAGATCTCCCGTAACGGAAGGCTATAAAGCCTTTGAAATGCAGAAGAAAGTGGAGGAAAAGCTCAGTTCATTCACGTCAGATCATTTCGGAATCTATAGCACGATCCTTCTTGCCGATGATAGATACTATTCGGATTACAGTTATTACGAATATCATCCTTTACGTTTCAAGGAGGAGGCCTGGTTCTCGAATCTTCAATTTAAGGATTCCTCCGATACCTATTGGGTTGGAGTTCACCCGACCTATATAAAATCCGAAAGCAATCGTTATCCATATATGATCACGATTGCACGCACATTGCGCGATAGCTCTTCGAAACCATACGCCTATGTCATTGCCAGCATCCATGAATTACAGCTTCGTTCTATCATAGAACAATATAGCGATAGTCAAAATATTATGCTGCTTTCCGAAGATGGTACTATCCTATCAGCTAGCGATCATATAGGCGAGAAATACCCTCAATTCGGAGAATGGAATCAATCAGGCGATGTAACGGTACGCGAGTCTGACGAAGAGAAACAGATTGGGGTCATGAAAAATCTCCCTTTTGCCGGTTGGAAGCTGATTAGTCTTACTCCCTACAAGAATGTTACCACTCAAGTTAATACGATCTTCAAATCAAATTTTTTGCTCCAAATCGGTTTTGTTATTTTGTTTTTATTGATTCTCATTTATTTATTGCGCCAATTTACGAAGCCCATTGTCAGGCTAGTCAAGATCGCAACGAATATTGAAGCGGGTAATTTGTCCATGCGATCTAACATCAGTGGACCGGATGAATTCGTGAAGCTCGGCCGATCATTTGACACGATGCTGGACAGCATTGAGTTGATGATAAAACAGATTACTTATGAACAGGAATTGAAAAGAAGAGCGGAATTAGCGATGCTGCAGGCTCAGATAAATCCACATTTTTTATTTAATATATTAAACGCTGTCCGCATGCGAATCATTCTGAGGGGAGATCGTGATAATGCCAATATTATTAGTTCATTATCGCGTTTGCTTCGTCAAACGATCAATGGTGACCTCGAGTTCATCACCCTGAAGGAAGAAGTGGATCTTGTAGAGGATTATATGAAATTAATGCTGTTTACCTCTAAGAATCCATTTCAATATGAGATTGAATTAAGCTCTGAATCGTTGCTCGAGTCCGTTCCGCGGTTTATTCTGCAGCCGATTATTGAGAATTCTTTAATCCATGCTTTGCAGCAGAGCAAAGGAAAGATCAGTATCCATGCATGGAAAATGCAAGAGAAGCTAGTACTAGCCATTCAGGACGATGGGATTGGAATGACCGCAAGTGAGTTAGAGATTTTGCGAAACAAACTTAAATTGGGTGTTGAAAGTGGCAATGTTCGAGCAAAAAACAGCAATGGCATGTCAGGCATCGGTTTAATCAATGTATACGAGCGGTTGAAATTGGTATATGGACAAGGGTTTCTAATGGAGTTAGAGAGCGAACCGGGAAAGG